A single region of the Pristis pectinata isolate sPriPec2 chromosome 25, sPriPec2.1.pri, whole genome shotgun sequence genome encodes:
- the LOC127583061 gene encoding uncharacterized protein LOC127583061 isoform X2, which produces MVQPVVQYNFDRKSQMFRLMMVFLLLKGNGISTVPHEPASDIGLRQAGDHSLGSSYPLHPQSVVKHPAVDHPYFEDPLVFDASPQFETFVIHKSQSESRDATLEMSNPVPHDLTGDGGRGYNEVGQSDVCCSLDSGLLRNSNPPQNNRYSKSNSSVPTPTSISPGNEVVEGSGLHHLVPDPEDTNPGSQRIISMEFEVTTQTSSNIVTPSSENKQEYLTTSHTPSTPLDHGCIPTKSDNALQRGLPSSDGVSTNSRMMNENNMNSEGTSNTPIATSEQQEHWPIQLTEPNTNQSSNDSWGVCKPGYIHENESCWSVCEVIPDYCYNGGECGVIENVGAICRCSAKDHTWYRGQRCQTVITEVQLTCILIGASLLVALLFFALIVTFALKLRSLKKAQQRFDSRRLITILAFFGERNGRQFEGQQQMRV; this is translated from the exons ATGGTGCAACCAGTGGTTCAGTACAACTTTGACAGAAAATCTCAGATGTTTCGCCTGATGATGGTCTTCCTCCTTCTCAAAG GCAATGGAATCTCTACTGTTCCACATGAGCCGGCCTCTGACATTGGACTGAGACAAGCAGGAGATCATTCACTGGGGTCATCCTACCCCCTTCACCCTCAGTCCGTGGTGAAGCATCCCGCTGTTGACCATCCATATTTTGAAGATCCTCTCGTCTTTGACGCAAGTCCTCAGTTTGAAACCTTTGTTATTCACAAGTCACAAAGTGAAAGCAGGGATGCTACCCTTGAGATGTCCAACCCTGTCCCACATGATCTCacgggagatggaggcagaggctATAACGAGGTTGGACAATCTGATGTATGTTGTTCTCTCGATTCTGGACTTTTAAGGAATTCTAATCCACCTCAAAATAACAGGtactcaaagtcaaattcaagtgtTCCCACTCCTACAAGCATTTCTCCTGGCAATGAAGTAGTAGAGGGGAGTGGTTTACATCACCTAGTGCCTGATCCAGAAGACACCAACCCTGGATCTCAAAGAATAATCAGTATGGAATTTGAAGTCACCACTCAAACATCCAGCAATATAGTTACCCCTTCTAGTGAAAATAAACAAGAATATCTGACTACATCGCACACACCAAGCACTCCTCTGGACCATGGCTGCATCCCAACAAAGTCTGATAATGCTCTGCAAAGAGGCTTGCCTTCATCTGATGGTGTCTCGACCAATAGCAGAATGATGAATGAGAATAACATGAATTCAGAGGGGACATCAAACACACCAATAGCAACATCTGAGCAACAAGAGCATTGGCCTATCCAGTTGACTGAACCAAATACAAACCAGAGCTCCAATGACTCCTGGGGTGTTTGCAAGCCAGGATATATCCATGAGAATGAATCCTGCTGGTCTGTTTGTGAAGTGATTCCTGATTATTGTTACAATGGAGGTGAATGTGGAGTCATAGAAAATGTTGGTGCGATTTGCAG GTGCAGTGCAAAGGATCACACCTGGTACAGAGGACAACGGTGCCAGACAGTCATCACTGAGGTCCAGCTAACGTGCATACTGATTGGTGCATCCCTGCTTGTTGCTCTTCTCTTCTTCGCTCTGATAGTGACCTTTGCCCTAAAGCTGCGCTCTCTAAAAAAAGCCCAGCAAAGATTTGACTCCAGAAG GCTGATTACAATTCTTGCATTCTTTGGCGAACGGAACGGACGGCAGTTTGAAGGTCAGCAGCAAATGAGGGTGTGA
- the LOC127583061 gene encoding uncharacterized protein LOC127583061 isoform X1, which produces MVQPVVQYNFDRKSQMFRLMMVFLLLKGNGISTVPHEPASDIGLRQAGDHSLGSSYPLHPQSVVKHPAVDHPYFEDPLVFDASPQFETFVIHKSQSESRDATLEMSNPVPHDLTGDGGRGYNEVGQSDVCCSLDSGLLRNSNPPQNNRYSKSNSSVPTPTSISPGNEVVEGSGLHHLVPDPEDTNPGSQRIISMEFEVTTQTSSNIVTPSSENKQEYLTTSHTPSTPLDHGCIPTKSDNALQRGLPSSDGVSTNSRMMNENNMNSEGTSNTPIATSEQQEHWPIQLTEPNTNQSSNDSWGVCKPGYIHENESCWSVCEVIPDYCYNGGECGVIENVGAICRCSAKDHTWYRGQRCQTVITEVQLTCILIGASLLVALLFFALIVTFALKLRSLKKAQQRFDSRSKLWISSGPQGNSSFTSEISQQGNHSPLARCSPDTQCTPVSEKHLTQADYNSCILWRTERTAV; this is translated from the exons ATGGTGCAACCAGTGGTTCAGTACAACTTTGACAGAAAATCTCAGATGTTTCGCCTGATGATGGTCTTCCTCCTTCTCAAAG GCAATGGAATCTCTACTGTTCCACATGAGCCGGCCTCTGACATTGGACTGAGACAAGCAGGAGATCATTCACTGGGGTCATCCTACCCCCTTCACCCTCAGTCCGTGGTGAAGCATCCCGCTGTTGACCATCCATATTTTGAAGATCCTCTCGTCTTTGACGCAAGTCCTCAGTTTGAAACCTTTGTTATTCACAAGTCACAAAGTGAAAGCAGGGATGCTACCCTTGAGATGTCCAACCCTGTCCCACATGATCTCacgggagatggaggcagaggctATAACGAGGTTGGACAATCTGATGTATGTTGTTCTCTCGATTCTGGACTTTTAAGGAATTCTAATCCACCTCAAAATAACAGGtactcaaagtcaaattcaagtgtTCCCACTCCTACAAGCATTTCTCCTGGCAATGAAGTAGTAGAGGGGAGTGGTTTACATCACCTAGTGCCTGATCCAGAAGACACCAACCCTGGATCTCAAAGAATAATCAGTATGGAATTTGAAGTCACCACTCAAACATCCAGCAATATAGTTACCCCTTCTAGTGAAAATAAACAAGAATATCTGACTACATCGCACACACCAAGCACTCCTCTGGACCATGGCTGCATCCCAACAAAGTCTGATAATGCTCTGCAAAGAGGCTTGCCTTCATCTGATGGTGTCTCGACCAATAGCAGAATGATGAATGAGAATAACATGAATTCAGAGGGGACATCAAACACACCAATAGCAACATCTGAGCAACAAGAGCATTGGCCTATCCAGTTGACTGAACCAAATACAAACCAGAGCTCCAATGACTCCTGGGGTGTTTGCAAGCCAGGATATATCCATGAGAATGAATCCTGCTGGTCTGTTTGTGAAGTGATTCCTGATTATTGTTACAATGGAGGTGAATGTGGAGTCATAGAAAATGTTGGTGCGATTTGCAG GTGCAGTGCAAAGGATCACACCTGGTACAGAGGACAACGGTGCCAGACAGTCATCACTGAGGTCCAGCTAACGTGCATACTGATTGGTGCATCCCTGCTTGTTGCTCTTCTCTTCTTCGCTCTGATAGTGACCTTTGCCCTAAAGCTGCGCTCTCTAAAAAAAGCCCAGCAAAGATTTGACTCCAGAAG CAAGCTGTGGATTTCCTCGGGGCCCCAAGGAAACTCCTCTTTCACTTCTGAAATAAGTCAGCAGGGAAATCATTCCCCATTGGCTAGATGTAGCCCTGACACCCAATGCACGCCTGTCAGTGAGAAACACCTGACCCAG GCTGATTACAATTCTTGCATTCTTTGGCGAACGGAACGGACGGCAGTTTGA